GACGAAATCGTCCAAGAGGCAGGAAACCTCGTTTCGGGTATTCGAAACACGGAAGACATGTAAGCATGATATTCCATGCTAGTATATCGTGTTGCTAACATTTACAGTGTCCGTGCCATTCTGGATGCTAACCGAAACGCCCTCATGCTGCTCGAGATCAAGTTCAGCGTTGGAACCCTGGGTCTTGCCATGGGAACCTTCCTCGCTGGTCTCTACGGCATGAACTTGGAGAACTTTATCGAGGAGACACACTGGGGTTTCGGAAGCGTCACTGGAATCTCGGTcatcttctccctcatcGTGTGCTGGTACGGCCTGAGCAAGCTGCGCCGTGTACAGCGTatcaagatgatggatgacgaGCGACCACGAATCCCTCGCGGCCAGGTCTACTTCCCCGATGACCGGACAGCGCTGGGACTTCTCGATAACAGAAACCGCGAGATGTTGCGGCGGATCAACATGCAAAAGGCCACGGCGGCAAAGAAGCGGTGGTTTTAAACGTCTTGTATATTAGAAATTGGGCGTTCCTGGACTTCTCAACGGCACAAACACTGCCACATGTACAAAATACGTAGAGAGATAGCTCCCCCGATACCAGATACCTACTCATCTCAATGAGGTTCGAGTTCGAAGCAGAATATACCCAATACGGATATGACACACACAATGCCGAGCAACCGTCAAGGCTGCAAGCTCGGGAACTCGAACCAATGAGGCCGGCGGCACGGAAAACAGGGGACGCCCTGTTCCCGACGCGTCTTCTCCATGGGGATTCTTGATCGTCGCGGTGACACAACCGTCTATGATGATTGATCTCATCATGACTTTGTGACGTCACACTCCAACACTTTCATCAAACAAGGCCATGTCACACAACTAAAGGAGAAAATCAGCGGATCCACTTGCAGGGGAACCTCCTGGTCGATTCGATGTCCCTGACGTCGCAGACGCAACCTCAAAAGCACAAACGGAATTAACAGAAAAAACTAGAAGGGCTACGGCGGCTGAAGGATGCACAATGGCCTTGATTTTCGGACCTTGGTGCCAGCCACACGGCGAGCCGCGTACGTCATGGACGCCACACATCTGACCAATTACGACTCTTGGATGAGGCATTAGCCACAGGATCAAGGTACACTTGTGGCTGGAGGTCATGAGGTGAAGGATCGAGATGGGTGAACCTGACGTCAGGAAAGAATTTGTTTGATGAAGGGGGAACATGGATGGCAGGCACGATCCTGGATACCAGGGATGAGGGGGGGCAGGTTCTTTGTATATAAGGATGCAGGAGAACCTGAGGGGGGAAAAGGAAGATACCAACTCATCACTCAAAGACAACGCATAACCGACaacacaacaacaaacaaaaACCATCAATTCTTCCATTTCCACCTAAGACAATTCTTTGCGAAAGCAATCACCAAAAAAACACCTAAAACAAAAACCCTCTATAAATCCTTCACAATGGGTGGCATCATGTCTTGTGTACGTCCAGCCACACATCTGCACCGCCTCACCAAACCGCACACAAGCTAACATTTTGACTCCCAGATCCGCTCCGTCTTCCAGACCATCGGCgacgccatcatggccgtcATCAGCGGCATCGGCAACATCATCCACGCCCTCATCAGCGCCGTCGTCCGCTTCTGCGGCATCATTGTCAGCTTCCTGACCTGCGGCTACTGCGGCAGCCGCTCCGGACGAGCCCGTCGACGCACCGGTAGGCACATGCGGACGACGAGGGTCTAGGGGAGGAAGATTCCTCTTGTGAAGAGGatctgaggaggagaagaaagattgtgagagggagagagcgAGTTTGGAGAGATTCATCATGAAACGGCCGACTGTTTTTCCTTGTATGATTGCGTTAGCATAGGATACCCAATCCACCTTGTTCTGTCAAACATGTCTTCCAAGTGCCGTGTATAAGTGACTGcattcttctccctcaagtTGGGCAATATTCTGACCAAAGATACTGAACCTTTAATATGATATAATTCATTCGATGAAACTTTTGCAACATAAGAGCAAGACATTATTGGGTATCATGTATTCTTGTTCTACCTAgtcatcctcttccatgACATTCCGGTTAAAGAAGCCGTGAATCTGTCGTCCAGCCGTCTTACCCACCAAAGGTTCCAGCTCCTTCTCCGTCATATTGGCCACCTCACGGATGCTCTCCGTCTCGAGCACCAAGCTCTTGATGTTCTTGGGCGTGACACCAGGCACAATGCCGAGCATGTCCTGTGGCTCCTGGTTGAACGCCTGATCCTCGGCGCGTGCATCCTTATCCAGACCGGCCCTGACTGCAGCGATTGGATCTGGCTCTTCCTCCTGCGTCTTGAGCAACTCAAAGATCTCGGCTGTCTGATAGGGAGACGAAGACCAGATGATGCGGAGCTTGGGGAAGGCCAGTGTCAGCAGCACTAGCTTGGATTGGAGGTCTGAAGACATGTTGGTTGGAGCCACACTGTTCAAGCTGCCCGAGAGGTCGGCAAACGGTTCCAGAGTAAAAGACTTGTTTTGGTCGAATTCGATCAGGAGCATCGGGCTCTTGTAATGCTGGAACATGGTCTCAGCCTGAGTGTACAGTCGACCGTCCTTGAATGACGAGATCAAGTCGCTGATGGACTTTCGTTCCACGCAGATGTTGGGAGAGAGGATGTAGTCGCCCACTGTGAGCATACATGGAACAATGATCATGGATCGTCCGTGAAGCAGCGATGGCAAAGAGGAGCGGAACTCTCGCACATCCACAACCACTCGTGGTGGCTCAGCCGTTGCTGCTAGCCTGCCACCACCGGCGATTCTTGTGTTGACAGTTCGCAAGAATGCCTCCTCAGGATCTTCAGCGGGATCAACTGTCATGACTAGTGACATGCTCGCTCTCTCCTTGATGAGTTTGGTGAAGGCATCCTTTTCCCGGCGGACTGACGAAAGGTATTTCTGTTCCTCAACTGAGCCACCGTAGTACATGAAGTAAACTCTGACGTTTCGGTCATTATGTGACGACCGGTATACCTCGACTCGTCGGATAAACGCTGCATCTGGTTCGTACATGATGATGTACCGTGGCTTGACTTCCTCGAGGACGTGTTCGTCCTGGTCTCCGTCATAGGCGTGGGCGACAATAAGATCTTGCATGTCGTACAGCTGAAAGTAATCTTCCATGTTGTCGAGAGGGTCCGCGATGACTTCCTCCTTTTGCTGTGCCTCCTCTTCTGTTAGCTGGACCTCGGCCATGAGATCAGCGACTTCTCCTGGCTTCTCAATATACTGCATGATACTGCCATTCTCTGCTCGACCCATCGAGGCGCCGACGTTGCCTCCACCGCGCACACGTCTTCTCTTGTTCGCTGGTGCTTTTCCGCCCCTGTGACCGCCCATACCTGGGCGAGAGTCGGTAGCACCATTTAGAGCCTTTTGATTCTCAGCAAATAGAGTAGCGCTGACTTGGGCAAACTGCCTCTTCCACCTAAGATAGTTTCGCAGTCGCCTTCGCATCATGAACGCGGCAGATGGCTTTTCtgcgtcttcttcatcctcatctggcttcttctccgtctTGGGCTTGACATGCATTGTCTGTAGAAAGTCTCGTAGTTGCCTGCAGGTGTCTGTGTTGGAGCACATGATAAGAATGCTGCCGTTGGAATCGTCCTTGACGGGAGGTTCGAAATACAGATCGCGATCGATCTCCTCCAAGACTTCGGCCAAGAGCGACCACTTGGGAAGCTCTTCAAGGACTGGCCGAAGGGAATCAATATTGGATTCTCGGGCGGCATCTTTTGCTGTGGCTGAGTAGACACGTCGTCTTGCCGTGTCAAAGATGGTTTGTGCAGCGTCAAGAAACAGCCAAGGTGACTGTGTCTGCCGAGTGGACCCCGGGGGAGGAGAGTGCGCAGCGTGGATGGTATCCAGATGCTGAAGAAACGAGACGGCGTCATAAGTCAGGATGGAGTTGAGCATGGTTCTGAGCACCGTCAAATCGTTGACGATCTGCTTAGTCTTCCAGCTGACACGATGCCAATTGGGATCCAACTGTCGTCGAACCATGACATCAAAGTTCTTGAGAAGAGCACTGTCGAGGTTCCAGTCGTCCATTTCCAGGCCACTGTTAcccttcttgagctcgtgAATGCTGACTTCGACACACTCCATGATGGCGTTCTGGATCTCTCTCATCGAGTCTGTCATGGGAACCTCCAGTTCGAtgacctcggccttcttctttccctccaGAGACTGCGCAACAGTGACGTGAAACCTAGGCCAGAGCGAGGCTTTTCGAAGAAAAAGATTCCTCATCATGGTAGCCAGAGGCGAAAAGCCCGTGGTAAAAGGATCGGGATTGTCGGAAAAGGCCTTGAGGAAGCCGACCTTGTTCTTCTGCCGGTAGACTCTGAGAATGAAGGCTTCGAGAGAGGTTGCGACAACACGATCGGCGTGAAGTAGGACAAGGCCAGTGATGGACTCGGGGTTCAGCAAGCTTGTCAGGAGATCGACTACTAGAATGCGCGACGTGATACTGAATATACCACCGCCAGCATACATCTTTTCTCTTGCGCCAACGCTCTGGAGGTCGGTGTTGACCACAGTCAAGCCACGCGCCTTGGGGGACATGCTTATGGCGGCATGCTCAGCCAATGCCTCTCCAATCCAGCCATTCTCTCGGTCTTCGGCTCCGACAATGACTATCAGGTTGTTTCCGGCCGCATCGTACGAGtggaggaggttgttgatgaggcgCATCAGCCCGAGGCCGCGGGCGAGAACGACGAGCTCATCTTCGGCTCGGAGCTCCTGGAACAGGTTCTGCTGGTACTCCTTGGGGATGGTTAGCTTGGGGCCGGTGGTGGGAGGCTATAGGCAACTTGCGAGCGGGAGTGAGAGCTTCACTGGTTGGGGGGCATTGCTTGCAGACATGCGGGCCACCCgagtgctggtgctggtggtggaAGAGGTGTTGAAGGTGGGAAAGATGGCTGGCGTGAATGGCGATCTTGGTGGGGAGGATCTAGGCTGCGGCAAGGACCAGCCATGATCTGAACAAGGTGAATGGAAGGCCTTAAGACATAATAATATCAATAGTGCTAAaagctaatatctatttGATCAATCTTGAAAAGCTATacaattcttatattatcatCGCAAACTTGATGGAGTTATGTTTGGTTGTTGAACCTCTGGGCTAGAGCCGAGCATTTACCCCAGCTTTTGCTTGACAAGGATGGGATACTTCTTTACACTGATAGTTGTCTATTGAACGACTCGGATTCATATTGTAACAAATCGACACTCTAGCCCATACAATTCCTTGAACCTGGCTTTCAGTCATACGTCAGACCTCGTGAGTGGAAAGATGATCTGCTGTGAATGACTTGCATGGACGCAGAAACATGACTTCAACAGATCTCCGTTCGCAGATAACGGGCGTCCTGTCAAAAGCCGGCTAAAAATTTCGATTGGTGAGTCCGTAGATGATTTTCTCTCCCACGAACGCTACCAAGATCAAGCTTGTTCAAGACCTTGGTTTGGCCGTCTCACAGTGATGCCCACTTACATTGTTCACACCACAATCTCGAGGGCACCACGTCATGGTACGATGCGTCAAGTTCGGCATCGACTCTTTTTGCAGGAAATAACCAATTAGCGACTTTCCCCAATCTCTTGTGACACTCCTGCAGGCTCCCTAACGGCTTGCGTTTCTTCCCGTCGCGATCTGATTCACCCTGGCGCCACAGGCCGTCTTACGTAGTTTGCGTTTTGGTGAGCCAGTGGGAGGGGAGACGACGTCATCACCCGTCGCGGCCATGATGCGGTTACCGACTACAAATAGGACGACAATATCCAACTTGTGGGCAAGACT
The window above is part of the Fusarium falciforme chromosome 3, complete sequence genome. Proteins encoded here:
- a CDS encoding uncharacterized protein (Expressed protein) yields the protein MGGIMSCIRSVFQTIGDAIMAVISGIGNIIHALISAVVRFCGIIVSFLTCGYCGSRSGRARRRTGRHMRTTRV
- a CDS encoding ERCC4 domain-containing protein, which encodes MSASNAPQPVKLSLPLEYQQNLFQELRAEDELVVLARGLGLMRLINNLLHSYDAAGNNLIVIVGAEDRENGWIGEALAEHAAISMSPKARGLTVVNTDLQSVGAREKMYAGGGIFSITSRILVVDLLTSLLNPESITGLVLLHADRVVATSLEAFILRVYRQKNKVGFLKAFSDNPDPFTTGFSPLATMMRNLFLRKASLWPRFHVTVAQSLEGKKKAEVIELEVPMTDSMREIQNAIMECVEVSIHELKKGNSGLEMDDWNLDSALLKNFDVMVRRQLDPNWHRVSWKTKQIVNDLTVLRTMLNSILTYDAVSFLQHLDTIHAAHSPPPGSTRQTQSPWLFLDAAQTIFDTARRRVYSATAKDAARESNIDSLRPVLEELPKWSLLAEVLEEIDRDLYFEPPVKDDSNGSILIMCSNTDTCRQLRDFLQTMHVKPKTEKKPDEDEEDAEKPSAAFMMRRRLRNYLRWKRQFAQVSATLFAENQKALNGATDSRPGMGGHRGGKAPANKRRRVRGGGNVGASMGRAENGSIMQYIEKPGEVADLMAEVQLTEEEAQQKEEVIADPLDNMEDYFQLYDMQDLIVAHAYDGDQDEHVLEEVKPRYIIMYEPDAAFIRRVEVYRSSHNDRNVRVYFMYYGGSVEEQKYLSSVRREKDAFTKLIKERASMSLVMTVDPAEDPEEAFLRTVNTRIAGGGRLAATAEPPRVVVDVREFRSSLPSLLHGRSMIIVPCMLTVGDYILSPNICVERKSISDLISSFKDGRLYTQAETMFQHYKSPMLLIEFDQNKSFTLEPFADLSGSLNSVAPTNMSSDLQSKLVLLTLAFPKLRIIWSSSPYQTAEIFELLKTQEEEPDPIAAVRAGLDKDARAEDQAFNQEPQDMLGIVPGVTPKNIKSLVLETESIREVANMTEKELEPLVGKTAGRQIHGFFNRNVMEEDD